Proteins from one Malaya genurostris strain Urasoe2022 chromosome 2, Malgen_1.1, whole genome shotgun sequence genomic window:
- the LOC131431640 gene encoding ATP-binding cassette sub-family G member 1-like, translating to MSLDDTVEVVIPLVKSITSLSFRKLSYSVNQKGNRKQLLKNISGSFRSGCLTAVIGPSGGGKSSLMNALSGFRTQGVQGQILVNNEPVDSQKYRQLVAYTAQDVALLPNITVQETLHYVADLKLPSSVTGIHKTKIVNDIVALLGLQKCTHSQVEVISGGERKRLSIGLELISNPRIMFFDEPTSGLDSVASYQVVSHLKELAKQGRCVVSAIHQPSSELLELFDDIYVLADGRCMYQGTLMEMIPTLAEAGFLCPRYYNPADFALKIASTVESDPDKTSQLMKRMESATSEHLNGTHEEQHDGSNLLNEGKGSSRQYPISQFRQFLILTRRTTLGTLRNLKLTRFRLIGHILFGTVIGSVFYNVGDDGTKVLSNVGCLMLLLMFIVFSNAMTVVLTFPLEMSVFIREHKSNCYSTVAYFGSKIVSDFPLMLFAVTCFQLIAYYLTGQLLNETNRVVMFWGFCALMGWTAELYGMVVGSIFAVDISPFVVPSTVVPMILFSGFFIRYSELLGVFKPFTYVSPFRYGFEGLALVTYGFNRTEIGCEEMFCYYRKSSKVLQLLEIERANYWMDIAGLGGWIFLLHLSLYVSLRCKLRQNK from the exons ATGAGTTTGGATGATACAGTAGAAGTGGTCATCCCACTGGTAAAGTCCATCACCAGTTTGTCATTTCGGAAGCTCAGCTACAGCGTGAACCAGAAAGGAAACAGGAAACAGCTTCTGAAGAACATTTCCGGTAGCTTCCGATCGGGCTGTTTGACGGCAGTAATCGGTCCATCCGGTGGTGGAAAATCGTCACTAATGAATGCACTAAGTGGTTTCCG AACACAAGGCGTCCAAGGACAAATTCTAGTCAATAACGAACCAGTGGATTCTCAGAAATATCGTCAGCTGGTAGCTTATACAGCACAAGACGTGGCCCTTCTGCCAAACATTACCGTTCAGGAAACACTCCATTATGTAGCGGACCTTAAGCTACCTTCCAGTGTCACCGGCATTCACAAAACTAAGATCGTGAACGACATCGTGGCTTTGCTCGGGTTACAGAAATGCACTCACAGTCAGGTGGAAGTGATTTCTGGTGGCGAGCGGAAGCGCCTATCGATAGGACTGGAGTTGATTTCCAATCCCCGGATCATGTTCTTCGACGAACCGACAAGCGGACTGGATAGTGTGGCTTCCTATCAGGTGGTTTCccacctgaaagaactggccaaaCAAGGCCGATGTGTTGTCAGTGCCATTCATCAACCAAGCTCGGAACTGTTGGAGTTGTTCGACGACATTTACGTTCTGGCAGACGGGCGCTGCATGTATCAGGGCACGCTGATGGAAATGATTCCGACCCTAGCAGAGGCTGGATTCCTGTGTCCTCGGTATTATAATCCAGCCGATTTTG CACTTAAAATTGCTTCGACAGTTGAATCAGATCCGGACAAAACCAGCCAACTGATGAAACGCATGGAGTCAGCAACCAGCGAACATCTGAACG GAACTCACGAAGAACAGCACGATGGTTCGAACCTACTGAACGAAGGCAAGGGTTCGAGTCGACAATATCCAATCTCGCAGTTCCGACAGTTTCTGATACTAACTCGCCGGACCACGCTGGGCACGCTAAGAAATCTCAAACTGACTCGCTTTCGACTGATAGGACACATTCTGTTCGGGACGGTTATCGGATCGGTTTTCTACAACGTGGGCGACGACGGAACCAAGGTGCTATCGAACGTTGGCTGTCTAATGTTGCTGCTTATGTTTAtagttttctccaatgcaatgaCCGTGGTGCTAACCT TTCCATTGGAAATGTCGGTCTTCATTCGGGAGCACAAAAGCAACTGCTACTCAACCGTGGCCTacttcggttcaaaaatcgtgTCTGATTTTCCATTGATGCTGTTCGCTGTCACCTGTTTCCAGCTCATAGCCTACTACCTGACAGGGCAGCTGCTGAACGAAACCAACCGAGTGGTCATGTTCTGGGGCTTTTGTGCCCTGATGGGATGGACCGCTGAGCTGTACGGGATGGTTGTGGGCAGTATTTTCGCAGTGGACATTAGTCCCTTCGTGGTGCCCAGTACAGTCGTCCCGATGATTTTGTTCAGTGGATTTTTCATCCGGTACAGTGAGCTGCTGGGCGTGTTCAAACCGTTCACGTACGTCTCTCCGTTTCGATATGGATTCGAGGGCCTCGCACTGGTCACCTACGGTTTCAATCGAAccgaaatcggctgcgaagaaaTGTTCTGCTACTATCGGAAGAGTTCAAAGGTGCTACAGTTGTTGGAGATCGAACGGGCCAATTACTGGATGGATATCGCCGGACTTGGTGGTTGGATTTTTCTGTTGCATCTTTCGTTGTATGTTAGTCTACGATGCAAACTACGGCAGAACAAAtga